The following are encoded together in the Deltaproteobacteria bacterium genome:
- a CDS encoding cytochrome c, with product MSDASDIHNRGGFTAFIFAMAFVLCFFIYLVVVHPGVDLDEHVVDPNQPSKEGAVAAFNMAAVTEPWVSTPDIVTYGAKTYKSNCSVCHGLEGKGDGPSAGGMNPKPRNIVEGQWTQGEGIISHYNVLLNGIKGGSMAPFQHLKVHDRWAILHYIESITQNKSKDDLAKVAEFAKTAK from the coding sequence TCTTTGCAATGGCTTTTGTTCTTTGCTTTTTTATTTACCTCGTTGTCGTCCACCCCGGTGTTGATTTAGACGAACATGTTGTCGACCCCAATCAGCCAAGTAAAGAAGGTGCTGTTGCCGCTTTTAACATGGCCGCCGTGACGGAACCTTGGGTTTCAACTCCTGATATTGTTACATATGGCGCAAAAACTTATAAATCAAATTGTTCTGTTTGCCATGGCCTAGAAGGTAAAGGCGATGGTCCCTCTGCTGGTGGAATGAACCCTAAACCAAGAAATATTGTTGAAGGACAATGGACCCAAGGAGAAGGAATTATTTCTCACTATAATGTCCTATTAAATGGAATAAAAGGTGGTTCCATGGCTCCCTTTCAACATTTAAAAGTCCATGATCGCTGGGCTATTTTGCATTACATTGAATCTATCACACAAAATAAATCAAAAGATGATTTAGCTAAAGTAGCTGAATTTGCAAAGACCGCAAAATAA
- a CDS encoding SCO family protein, whose amino-acid sequence MDIKVTLLFLFLFLMTLIANAYDGKPLPKHSEQKPSELEGVGIDQKLGTQLNLSLKFKDENNNEVSLGSFYHRQKPVIVSLVYYSCPGLCNFHLNGLTDGLKEIDWSAGDKFEVLAISFDPKEGTDLALKKKQNYMAIYNRPEAEKGWHFLTANQETISQLTSSVGFKYKWNEKENEWSHASAAIVTTPEGVVSRYLGGIQFEAKDVKLALNEASGGKIGTLVDKFILFCFHYDPQANKYALYAYNMVRLGGAIIILIMLIWLLPFWIRIKKNEGTVRS is encoded by the coding sequence ATAGATATCAAAGTCACCCTTTTATTTTTGTTTTTATTTTTAATGACTCTTATTGCAAATGCCTATGATGGAAAACCCTTACCCAAGCACTCGGAACAAAAACCCTCAGAACTTGAAGGTGTTGGTATTGATCAAAAATTAGGGACTCAGTTAAACTTATCTTTAAAATTTAAAGATGAAAATAATAATGAGGTCAGCCTCGGTTCTTTTTATCATCGTCAAAAGCCAGTCATTGTTTCCTTAGTCTATTATTCTTGTCCAGGTTTGTGCAATTTTCATTTAAACGGGCTTACCGATGGACTTAAAGAAATTGATTGGAGTGCTGGCGATAAGTTTGAAGTTTTAGCTATTAGTTTTGACCCTAAAGAAGGCACCGATCTGGCTCTGAAAAAAAAGCAAAACTACATGGCTATCTATAATCGTCCTGAGGCTGAAAAAGGTTGGCACTTCCTGACGGCCAATCAAGAAACGATCTCTCAACTGACTTCGTCTGTTGGTTTTAAATATAAATGGAATGAAAAAGAAAACGAATGGTCTCATGCTTCTGCTGCGATTGTAACCACTCCAGAAGGTGTTGTTTCTAGATATCTTGGCGGAATTCAATTTGAGGCAAAGGATGTCAAGCTGGCTTTGAATGAAGCTTCAGGTGGAAAAATTGGGACCTTGGTGGATAAATTTATCCTGTTTTGTTTTCACTACGATCCACAGGCAAACAAATACGCTCTGTATGCCTATAATATGGTTCGTCTCGGTGGAGCCATTATTATTTTAATTATGCTTATTTGGTTACTTCCTTTTTGGATACGAATAAAAAAAAATGAAGGTACAGTTAGGAGTTAA